In a single window of the Puniceicoccus vermicola genome:
- the menB gene encoding 1,4-dihydroxy-2-naphthoyl-CoA synthase translates to MEWKNAREFEDILYHKGEGIAKVTINRPERRNAFRPKTVQEMYEAFLDAREDPTIGVILLTGAGPHTDGKYAFCSGGDQKIRGQAGYVDEGGVPRLNVLDLQKLIRSIPKVVIALVSGYAIGGGHVLHVVCDLTIAADNAIFGQTGPMVGSFDGGLGASYLARIVGQKKAREIWYLCRQYNAEEAMEMGLVNKVVPIDQLEAEGFQWGREIMEKSPLAIRSLKSAFNAELDGQMGIQELSGNATLLYYLSEEGSEGKNAFIEKRKPDFSKYPWLP, encoded by the coding sequence ATGGAATGGAAGAATGCCCGCGAATTTGAAGATATCCTCTACCACAAGGGAGAAGGTATTGCCAAGGTGACCATCAATCGCCCCGAAAGGCGCAACGCGTTTCGCCCCAAGACGGTGCAGGAAATGTATGAGGCCTTTCTCGATGCCCGGGAAGATCCGACCATCGGTGTCATTCTTTTAACCGGAGCGGGCCCCCACACCGATGGGAAATACGCGTTTTGCTCCGGAGGAGACCAGAAAATCCGGGGTCAGGCCGGTTATGTCGACGAGGGTGGGGTGCCACGCCTGAACGTTCTCGATCTGCAAAAACTAATCCGTTCGATTCCCAAGGTGGTGATCGCTCTTGTCTCGGGCTATGCCATCGGCGGTGGCCACGTCCTCCATGTGGTCTGCGACCTCACCATTGCCGCTGACAACGCGATTTTCGGTCAAACGGGCCCCATGGTGGGAAGCTTCGACGGTGGACTCGGTGCGAGTTATCTCGCCCGGATCGTGGGCCAAAAGAAGGCACGGGAGATTTGGTATCTCTGCCGTCAGTATAATGCTGAGGAGGCGATGGAGATGGGGTTGGTGAACAAGGTGGTTCCCATCGATCAACTCGAGGCCGAAGGTTTTCAATGGGGCCGGGAGATCATGGAGAAAAGTCCTCTCGCCATCCGCAGTCTCAAGTCGGCCTTCAACGCCGAGCTCGACGGTCAGATGGGGATCCAAGAACTTTCCGGCAACGCAACTCTCCTCTACTACCTCAGTGAAGAGGGCTCGGAAGGCAAAAACGCCTTCATCGAAAAGCGGAAGCCCGATTTCTCCAAATATCCCTGGCTTCCATGA
- a CDS encoding magnesium transporter CorA family protein, whose product MFTIYELSTGKTITNEKFQESDHDQEPLWVDLFQPTETEIELWNERLGLDLPTRPEMEEIESTSRLYVEDHALFMTATVLSNSDEPGGIRTTPVTFVLGEKILVTMRFVDNQPFRQFIRNLERRPGTRSTPAHTLSALLDSIVDRLADILERVGTECDRLSSEIFRSDTEKRKANQQSELLKELLRRTGQNGETIAKSRESLMTINRIIVYFLESIKNLGLDSLVPHVKGIGRDVQSLSDHANYLDGKVAFLLDAILGLINIEQNQIIKIFSIAAVIFLPPTVVASIYGMNFSIMPELRQEWGYPFALSLMVVSAILPFVYFRRKGWI is encoded by the coding sequence ATGTTCACGATCTACGAACTTTCGACGGGGAAGACTATCACCAACGAGAAATTCCAAGAGAGCGACCACGACCAGGAACCTCTTTGGGTGGACCTCTTTCAGCCTACAGAAACGGAGATCGAACTCTGGAACGAGCGCTTGGGCTTGGATCTACCGACCCGACCGGAGATGGAGGAAATTGAGTCCACTAGTCGACTCTACGTCGAGGACCACGCCCTGTTCATGACCGCCACCGTCCTCTCCAACAGCGATGAACCCGGGGGGATCCGCACCACGCCGGTCACCTTCGTCCTCGGAGAGAAAATCTTGGTGACCATGCGCTTTGTCGACAACCAGCCGTTTCGCCAGTTCATTCGCAACCTAGAGCGCCGACCCGGCACACGCTCCACTCCCGCCCATACCCTCAGTGCCCTCCTCGACAGCATTGTCGATCGTCTCGCCGACATTCTCGAACGTGTCGGAACCGAATGCGACCGTCTCTCCAGCGAAATTTTCCGATCCGACACTGAAAAGCGAAAGGCCAACCAACAGAGCGAGCTTCTGAAAGAACTCCTCCGACGCACCGGCCAAAACGGAGAAACGATCGCGAAGTCCCGGGAAAGTCTGATGACCATCAACCGCATCATCGTCTACTTCCTCGAATCGATCAAAAATCTCGGCCTCGACAGCCTCGTCCCCCACGTCAAAGGGATCGGCCGCGACGTTCAATCCCTCAGCGATCACGCCAACTACCTTGATGGCAAAGTCGCCTTCCTTCTCGATGCCATTCTCGGCCTTATCAACATCGAGCAGAACCAAATCATCAAAATCTTTTCGATCGCGGCCGTGATCTTCCTCCCACCCACCGTCGTCGCCAGTATCTACGGGATGAATTTCTCGATCATGCCGGAGCTACGACAAGAATGGGGCTATCCCTTTGCCCTGAGCCTCATGGTCGTCAGCGCCATCCTCCCCTTCGTCTACTTCCGCCGAAAAGGCTGGATTTAG
- a CDS encoding DUF4177 domain-containing protein, translated as MKEYKVLTLKDKWFSGKFDPEKLEQALNAYAEEGWRVVATATAEVAAMFGSDRDEMITILERDR; from the coding sequence ATGAAAGAATACAAAGTTCTCACCCTCAAAGATAAGTGGTTCTCCGGAAAGTTTGATCCGGAAAAGCTCGAGCAGGCCTTGAACGCCTACGCCGAGGAAGGCTGGCGGGTTGTGGCAACCGCAACGGCAGAAGTCGCCGCCATGTTTGGTTCGGACCGTGATGAGATGATCACGATTCTCGAGCGGGATCGATGA
- the mutL gene encoding DNA mismatch repair endonuclease MutL: MSRIEILPDHVANQIAAGEVVERPVAVVKELLENSLDAGATRVQIEARRGGKSYIRVTDNGIGMTEEEALLSLKRHATSKIRLADDLLRIASFGFRGEALPSIASVCDFTLLTRPKDAETGTRIQLKNGEITDCREDAIPVGTSIEVARLFNTVPARRKFLKTDQTEAAHIVQTVRLFALAHPAVGFSLKIDGRETISTPPCPGLPERIAEIWGKKMLKDTLPFERRSGSIFLYGRLGKPPLSRASRQDLVCIVNGRPVDSRTIQYGILEACTGFLPKGRYPVAFFCLEIQPEAIDVNVHPTKREIRFRDEPQVRRIVVETVMDLLLDQGAKESFAPPENLPLPGSNFERVQPVPPKPENSQSPVPSDPRPAPSPSMPPTSAVPPPAPRPSPSFPAPPPGSRSNPPADTPRPAPPPRENRVPWQWIGPLGTSTLLFRSPRGLIVFHPRAASERVLYEQFLKETEEGELHTQPLLIPQTFEWEPLPAQCLEENREAFAEHGFEVESFGKNFFRVSMVPAWFEPGQAESFLSDAVALIREGALRPEKAGPFRERIAELAARTAHRRDRRLSEEEAMRLVRRLMQTSAPHTCPAGKPTFLEYEDGELERRFGRPI, translated from the coding sequence ATGAGCCGCATTGAAATATTGCCCGACCACGTTGCCAACCAGATCGCCGCCGGCGAGGTGGTGGAACGTCCTGTGGCGGTGGTGAAGGAGCTTCTCGAGAACAGTCTCGACGCCGGGGCTACGCGCGTTCAGATCGAGGCCCGACGCGGGGGCAAGTCCTACATCCGGGTCACCGACAACGGGATCGGGATGACAGAAGAGGAGGCATTGCTTTCCCTGAAGCGGCATGCGACGAGTAAAATCCGGCTTGCCGATGATCTTCTGCGGATTGCCTCTTTTGGCTTTCGAGGGGAGGCCTTGCCGTCCATCGCCAGCGTCTGCGACTTTACCCTACTCACCCGCCCCAAAGACGCGGAAACCGGGACCCGTATCCAATTGAAAAACGGGGAAATCACCGACTGCCGGGAGGATGCGATCCCGGTGGGCACCAGCATCGAGGTCGCCCGGCTCTTCAACACCGTCCCAGCCCGCCGCAAGTTTCTCAAGACCGACCAGACTGAAGCGGCCCACATCGTGCAAACGGTTCGACTTTTTGCCCTGGCTCACCCGGCAGTGGGCTTCAGCTTAAAGATTGACGGGCGCGAAACGATTTCCACGCCTCCGTGCCCGGGCCTCCCCGAACGCATCGCCGAGATCTGGGGAAAAAAGATGCTCAAGGACACCCTTCCCTTCGAGAGACGATCGGGATCCATTTTTCTCTATGGCCGCCTCGGGAAACCTCCGCTGAGCCGCGCCTCCCGCCAAGACCTCGTCTGCATCGTCAACGGGCGTCCCGTCGACAGCCGCACGATCCAGTACGGGATTCTTGAAGCCTGCACGGGCTTTCTCCCGAAAGGCCGCTATCCTGTCGCCTTCTTCTGCCTTGAGATCCAACCGGAGGCCATCGACGTCAACGTTCACCCCACGAAGCGGGAGATCCGCTTCCGCGATGAACCCCAAGTGCGCCGCATCGTCGTCGAAACCGTTATGGACCTCCTCCTCGACCAAGGTGCGAAGGAGAGCTTCGCCCCACCGGAAAATCTTCCGCTTCCCGGGTCGAATTTTGAGCGCGTCCAACCAGTTCCGCCGAAGCCCGAGAACTCGCAGAGTCCCGTTCCCAGTGATCCCCGGCCTGCCCCCTCTCCCTCCATGCCTCCGACGAGCGCAGTTCCTCCACCCGCGCCTCGACCGAGCCCATCCTTTCCAGCCCCCCCACCTGGTTCGCGTTCCAATCCTCCAGCCGATACTCCGCGTCCGGCCCCGCCTCCGCGGGAGAACCGCGTTCCCTGGCAGTGGATAGGCCCCCTCGGGACCTCGACCCTTCTCTTTCGCTCCCCGCGGGGGCTCATCGTCTTTCACCCCCGTGCCGCTTCCGAGCGGGTTCTCTACGAACAATTTCTGAAGGAGACGGAAGAAGGCGAACTGCATACCCAGCCTCTTCTCATTCCCCAGACCTTCGAGTGGGAACCCCTCCCCGCCCAATGCCTGGAGGAAAATCGCGAAGCCTTCGCCGAGCACGGCTTTGAAGTCGAATCCTTCGGGAAAAACTTTTTCCGCGTCTCGATGGTGCCCGCCTGGTTTGAGCCCGGTCAAGCGGAGAGCTTTCTCAGCGACGCCGTCGCCCTGATTCGCGAAGGTGCCCTCCGCCCGGAAAAGGCTGGCCCCTTCCGCGAACGCATTGCTGAGCTAGCGGCGCGCACGGCACACCGGCGCGACCGACGTCTCTCCGAAGAGGAGGCCATGCGCCTCGTCCGCCGCCTCATGCAGACCTCGGCCCCACACACCTGCCCTGCGGGTAAGCCGACTTTCCTAGAGTATGAAGATGGCGAGTTGGAACGCCGATTCGGCCGGCCGATCTAA
- a CDS encoding EAL domain-containing protein: MPKEDVTSDRKACERCIENRHLEFDFTMAFQPIVDCKNRQIFGYEALARGLNGEPAYSIISQLNNDNRYLFDQLCRVKAIALASKLKLKSKLSINFLPKAVYKPERCIRTTLQAAEEYGFATEQIMFEFTESEKIEDIGFLKRILEFYESSGFITAIDDFGSGHAGLNLLADFQTNIVKFDMGLIRGIHRHKPRQAIVKNCLNLFHDLGVTPLAEGIETREEMAWLLNAGVDLMQGYYFAEPGFEKLPEVNLAAISTELTSR, from the coding sequence ATGCCCAAAGAAGACGTCACTTCTGATCGAAAAGCCTGCGAACGCTGCATCGAGAATAGACACCTCGAATTCGACTTCACCATGGCTTTCCAGCCCATCGTTGATTGCAAAAATCGTCAGATTTTCGGATACGAGGCCCTAGCCCGCGGGTTAAACGGAGAACCGGCCTACTCGATCATCTCTCAGCTCAATAACGACAATCGATACCTGTTCGATCAATTGTGCCGGGTCAAGGCGATCGCTCTCGCCTCAAAGCTAAAGCTCAAATCGAAACTGAGCATCAACTTTCTCCCCAAAGCCGTTTATAAGCCTGAACGGTGCATCCGCACCACCCTGCAGGCAGCCGAGGAATACGGATTCGCAACCGAGCAAATCATGTTCGAGTTTACCGAGTCCGAGAAAATTGAGGATATCGGTTTCCTCAAGAGGATCCTGGAATTCTATGAGAGTTCCGGATTTATCACGGCCATCGACGATTTTGGATCGGGCCATGCGGGACTGAACCTTTTGGCAGACTTCCAGACCAACATCGTAAAATTCGACATGGGACTGATCCGCGGCATCCATCGCCACAAACCACGGCAAGCCATCGTAAAAAACTGCCTGAACCTCTTTCACGATCTCGGAGTCACTCCTCTCGCCGAAGGCATCGAAACTCGGGAAGAGATGGCGTGGCTCCTGAATGCGGGAGTGGATTTGATGCAGGGTTACTACTTTGCCGAACCGGGATTCGAGAAACTGCCGGAAGTGAACCTCGCGGCAATATCAACCGAGTTGACTTCGAGGTAG